Genomic DNA from Niabella ginsenosidivorans:
TTGTCCGGGTTAAATTTTGAAGAGCCGTCCGTTCTTAAGGTAGCTGTGAGCAGGTATTTATTTTTAAAGCTGTAATTGGCTCTTCCATAATAAGAAATGAGCGTATAACGGGGCTTGTCCATTGCATACGCAGGAACAGATTCCGGAATTACGGTTCCATCATAAGTAACATCCGGATAATTCATAGTGCGGGATATGAAATCATAAAATCCATAGCCCGCCGTTACATCGATCCGGTGATCGCCTATGTTCTTCAGATAATTCAAATAAAATTCAATAATGCCGTTATCCCTCCAGCCGGAGTATTTATTGTTTTGCCCGCCATGAAAAACATTATTGGGGTCTTTATACCGGTTATAGCCCTGGGCGGCGCTATCATCTACCAAAATTCCACCAATCCCATGCGCCTCATCAAAGCCCATATTCAGGTTGGCCTTCAGTTCAGGAAGAAAATGGAATTTATAGTCCACCTGTATATTACCGATCCCTCTCAGCACTCTCCCCCGGTTGTTATATTGCATGAGCAGGGCAAGCGGGTTAAGGGTAGCAAGCGATTTTAAACCGGAAACGGATGCGGGGTCCAGCCATTCATAATATCCGTCAAACCGGTTACTGCCGGAATAAATGGGCTGTGTAGGATCAAAACTTACCGCTGCCCCGATAGCCCCTGTGTTGGCAAACCGGGTATCGGTATGGGCTACCTTTAAATTTACATCAATCTTCAGATGATCATCCAGAAAGGAAGGGCTTAAATTGAACCCAAAATATTTCCGCTCCATTTCGCTGGTTTTTACAATTCCGTTCTGCTTAAGATACCCCACAGAAACGCGGTAAGGCAGCCTGCCGTTGGCCGCCACCCCCGAAAGGCTCAGGTTATTGTCCGTAGTAACCGCTGCCTGATAAACCTCTTTCTGCCAGTTAGTACCGGCATTGCCCATCAAAGCGATCTGAGCCGCGTCGCCATTGCTCTGAACATAATTCCTGAATTCCGCTGGCGACAGCACATCCAGGTATTTGGGGATCTGGGAAACGGTAAACTGCGTGTTGAAGTTTATAACCGGCTTACCAGGCTTGCCTTTTTTGGTAGTAACAATAATGACCCCATTGGAAGCACGGGAGCCGTAAATGGCAGAGGCTGATGCATCTTTAAGAATAGTAAACGATTCAATATCAGCCGGATTGATCATTGACAAAGGATTGGGAGATCCCGGCAGCGCATCATTACTCAGCGCCACCCCGTCTATCACAATCAACGGGTCGTTGCTGGCGTTTAATGAGGCGCCCCCCCTGATGCGGATAGTGCTTCCGCTGCCCGGGGCCCCGCTGTTTGACATGATCTGCACGCCGGCTACTTTTCCTGCAATCAGCTGCTCCGGGGTGGTTACCGGCACCTGGTTGAAATCCTTTGAAGAAAGCATGGTTACAGAACCGGTCAGGTCTTTTTTCTTAACAGCACCATAACCAATGACCACTACATTATCAAGGTTGGCCGCTTCTGCAACCAACTGAACATCTACCACCTCACCTGTTATTGCTGCCGTTTGCGTGGCATAACCGATGAAGGAAAACTCAAGCGTTTTTACTGAATCTGCTATTGCTAACCGATAATGGCCCTTATCGTCTGTTTGGGTGGCGGTGGACGTGCCGGAAACCAAAACGGTTACACCAAACAAAAGCTGATGGGTCTTTGCATCAGAAACAGTGCCACTGATTATTCTTGACTGAGCACTGGCGGAAGCGGACATAAGCAGTAATAGCACAATAAAAGGCGCTGCAAACAATCTTCTCACATACATAGACAAACAATTAAATTGTTTTAAATTATTTCGTGTACTTAATACACGTTAGTCAATCTGAAAAACAAAAATAATGTATTATGTGTACAAAGTACACATAAGCCAGAAAATATTTTTTACGTTATTTACGGGACTTCATTAACCGGGGCCGGAATTTGTAGAGTTTGCCCGGCCGGTGGGGCACGTTTTCCTCCATTTCGTTCAGATCAATGAGCCAGTTCTTAAGAGTGATCTTTTTCCGGAAATTCCTGCGGTCGAGCGGTTCATTCATAATTGCCTCATACAGTTCCTGTAAAGCGCGTAAGGAGAATTTCTCATCCAGCAGATTGTGCGCTACAGGGTATTCTTCAATTTTGCCGCGCAGGTGTTCCAGACAGGTATCCAGGATCTCTTTATGGTCAAAGGCCAGCTTCTGGATATTTTTTACCGGGTGCCAGTGCAGGTCGTTATTGTCGATCTTTAGTTTATGGCTGTTGATATTTACCAGGGAATAATAGGCAGTGGAGATCACGCGTCCTGAAGGGTGACGGTGAACAGCTCCAAATGTGTGCACCTGTTGCAGGAACACATCATCCAGGTCTGTGCGCTCCTTTAAAACCCTATAGGAGGCTTCATTCAGGTCTTCATCCGGCCGAACCAGGTCTCCGAGCAATGAATAAAGGCCGGCAAATTCTTTAAGATCCGATTTTATCAGCAACACTTTCAGTTCTTTATCTTCATATCCGAAAATGACACAATCCACAGACACTGCAATCTTAAAATATTCCAGGTGGCTGCTTTTTTCTACTGCCGCCGTTTTCAGGTTCAATTTTTTTGCCATAGCCGATTGATAGGTTAGCAAATGTACCAATTACAATTATTAAATGCACACCTTTCGCGGGTATTGAACAATCGTTTTCACAAAAAACGGTCTTATGGTTGCCTGATTTTATGCCTGCGTTAAAGGACGGGGTGCCTGCCGCAATGCCGGTTCATTAATTTCAAACGGTTAAAAAAATGAGCAGGAACTATGCGGGGATCTGCCTAATTTTTCAATAACCGGTTTTTTGTAGGGTATATTTAATATTTTTAAGCCCTGGAACCAATGATCATGTATACTAAGGAACAAACCATACAGCTACAAAATGAAACCCGCTCTTTCTTAAAGGAACACAACAACCCGCCCGCAACCTTTGAAGAACTGGAAGCGCTCAGGGCGGTTTTGCGGTTTCATGAATACCGCTATTACGTGGAAAATGATCCTTTGCTGGCGGATGGCGAGTATGATCAGCTTTTTAAACTGCTGGAGGCAACAGAAAAGATCCACCCGGACTGGATTACAAAAGACTCCCCCACCCAGCGTGTGGGCAAAAGCCTGAATGGCAATTTCATAACGGTACAGCACCTGGTGCCCATGCTATCGCTGGACAACTCTTATGACAGTGAGGACCTGAAAGATTTTGACCGGAAAGTGTTGCAGCTTTCCAAAAAGAAAGAAGTTACTTATTGTGTTGAGCCCAAGTTTGACGGGGGCAGCATTTCCCTGGTTTATGAGAACGACCAGCTTACGTTGGGCGCAACCCGGGGCAATGGCGTTGCCGGTGATGATATTACCACCAATATACGGCAGATACGAACCGTGCCTTTATCGGCTGCTTTCAGTCGATATGGGATACAGACAATAGAAATAAGAGGCGAAGTGCTGATCAATAAAAACAACTTCAAAAAATATAATGATGAATTGGTTGAAAAAGGTCTCGCTCCCCTGGCCAATCCGCGCAACGCTGCTTCAGGAACCCTGCGCATAAAAGACCCGGCAGAAGTGCGGCGGCGGCATCTGGAAGCCTTTGTGTACAGCATCAGCTACTATACATTGCTGCCCGGCCACGAACTTCCGGAAGCCTTAAAAACACATGAAGGATCGCTGAAATTATTGTGGAATCTTGGTTTCAGAAGTCCTGTAAAAGAGTCAAAGACCTTCAGCCATATTGATGCCGTCATTGATTACTGCCTGAAATTTGAAGAAAGCAGGGACAAT
This window encodes:
- a CDS encoding SusC/RagA family TonB-linked outer membrane protein translates to MYVRRLFAAPFIVLLLLMSASASAQSRIISGTVSDAKTHQLLFGVTVLVSGTSTATQTDDKGHYRLAIADSVKTLEFSFIGYATQTAAITGEVVDVQLVAEAANLDNVVVIGYGAVKKKDLTGSVTMLSSKDFNQVPVTTPEQLIAGKVAGVQIMSNSGAPGSGSTIRIRGGASLNASNDPLIVIDGVALSNDALPGSPNPLSMINPADIESFTILKDASASAIYGSRASNGVIIVTTKKGKPGKPVINFNTQFTVSQIPKYLDVLSPAEFRNYVQSNGDAAQIALMGNAGTNWQKEVYQAAVTTDNNLSLSGVAANGRLPYRVSVGYLKQNGIVKTSEMERKYFGFNLSPSFLDDHLKIDVNLKVAHTDTRFANTGAIGAAVSFDPTQPIYSGSNRFDGYYEWLDPASVSGLKSLATLNPLALLMQYNNRGRVLRGIGNIQVDYKFHFLPELKANLNMGFDEAHGIGGILVDDSAAQGYNRYKDPNNVFHGGQNNKYSGWRDNGIIEFYLNYLKNIGDHRIDVTAGYGFYDFISRTMNYPDVTYDGTVIPESVPAYAMDKPRYTLISYYGRANYSFKNKYLLTATLRTDGSSKFNPDNRWGVFPSGALAWKIKEEPFLKSAAVLSDLKLRLGYGITGQQDGINDYDYISYFKLSGNNAQYQLGNDFYQMYRPGGYYYNRKWEQTSNYNIGIDYGFLNNRINGSIDVYYRSTKDLLNEINQPAGTNFTNKIVANIGSMENRGIEFLLTVVPVQTKNVKWDVNFNATYNKNKITKLTIVDDPNFAGSLTGGITGATGNYIQIQSIGFPRSSFYVYQQVYDQQGKPVENVFVDRNGDGVINESDLYRYKSPDPQYFFGLSSNVTYKKLSAGFSARANVGNYVYNNVASATGFQVNILNPLGIINNGSSDVLYTNFKGGSDKFALTDYFIENASFLRMDNVYVAYSFGKLFRNTGDLKLNLNVQNLFVITKYKGLDPEVPNGIDNNFYPRPRIYGMGLNLNF
- a CDS encoding NUDIX hydrolase; translation: MAKKLNLKTAAVEKSSHLEYFKIAVSVDCVIFGYEDKELKVLLIKSDLKEFAGLYSLLGDLVRPDEDLNEASYRVLKERTDLDDVFLQQVHTFGAVHRHPSGRVISTAYYSLVNINSHKLKIDNNDLHWHPVKNIQKLAFDHKEILDTCLEHLRGKIEEYPVAHNLLDEKFSLRALQELYEAIMNEPLDRRNFRKKITLKNWLIDLNEMEENVPHRPGKLYKFRPRLMKSRK